A portion of the Pseudarthrobacter defluvii genome contains these proteins:
- a CDS encoding LacI family DNA-binding transcriptional regulator: protein MAASTLTEVARLAGVSPATASRVLNGSARKPGKDIAERVRQAADSLGYIPNAQAQGLAKSSSGLIGLIVHDIADPYFAAIARGVQEAAREQRKMVLLATTGGGPAEEKEAVAAFAARRADSIVIAGSRSCRSEDQDGNAELAAELDRYCRNGGQVAVVGHPVVGATVQEGYHVVRVPNQELAGQLATELAAGWDGGFVIVAGPEGLLTSDDRVRGFQEGLERAGRGQAEVIRTAFNRSGGYEAGLQLAERIKAAQSSATAGGKLCIFAVNDVMAIGAAAALRAEGLRIPRDAAIAGFDDIETLRDFRPALSTVRLPLEDIGRFATRATGPQPNGEDTDHVHPGDVTGEVTLRRSTEVAA, encoded by the coding sequence GTGGCTGCAAGTACCCTTACCGAGGTGGCACGCCTTGCCGGCGTCTCCCCCGCCACGGCTTCACGCGTGCTGAACGGCTCGGCCCGCAAGCCGGGCAAGGACATCGCCGAGCGGGTTCGGCAGGCGGCGGACTCGCTGGGCTACATTCCGAATGCGCAGGCCCAGGGGCTGGCAAAATCCAGCTCGGGCCTGATCGGGTTGATCGTCCACGACATCGCCGACCCCTACTTCGCCGCGATCGCACGGGGAGTCCAGGAAGCCGCGAGGGAACAGCGCAAGATGGTGCTGCTGGCCACCACCGGGGGCGGACCGGCGGAGGAGAAGGAAGCGGTGGCCGCCTTCGCCGCCCGCCGTGCGGACTCGATCGTCATTGCCGGATCCCGCTCCTGCCGGAGCGAGGACCAGGACGGCAACGCCGAACTGGCGGCGGAGCTTGACCGGTACTGCCGGAACGGGGGCCAGGTGGCCGTAGTGGGACATCCCGTGGTGGGTGCCACCGTCCAGGAGGGTTACCACGTAGTCAGAGTCCCCAACCAGGAGCTCGCGGGGCAGCTCGCCACCGAACTTGCGGCAGGCTGGGACGGCGGCTTCGTCATTGTCGCCGGACCCGAAGGCCTCCTGACCTCCGATGACAGGGTGCGCGGCTTCCAGGAAGGACTGGAGCGCGCAGGGCGGGGGCAGGCGGAAGTGATCAGGACCGCATTCAACCGGTCCGGCGGCTATGAGGCCGGGCTTCAACTGGCCGAACGGATCAAGGCCGCCCAGTCCAGCGCGACGGCGGGCGGGAAGCTCTGTATTTTCGCCGTCAATGATGTGATGGCCATCGGGGCGGCCGCTGCCCTCCGCGCGGAGGGCCTGCGCATCCCGCGGGACGCCGCCATCGCCGGCTTCGACGACATCGAAACCCTTCGCGACTTCCGGCCGGCCCTTTCCACCGTCCGCCTGCCGCTGGAAGACATTGGACGCTTTGCCACCCGGGCCACTGGTCCACAGCCCAACGGCGAGGACACGGACCACGTCCACCCCGGTGACGTTACCGGCGAGGTCACGCTGCGGCGCAGCACGGAGGTGGCAGCGTGA